The following nucleotide sequence is from Streptomyces sp. NBC_00239.
TCGAACTCACCACCCCCACGGGCCTGATGCGGGCCGGACTCGCCCTCGGCGCATGGCGCCTTCTCGACACCTGAACCGGCGCCCCGCTGTTTATGATCATGCGATGAACGCCGACTCCCCCGCGCGTCCCCCGGCCCCCGTCATTCCCATCGCCCCCGTCACCCTCGACGCCGCCGCGACGGCGACCGCTCCCGCCCTCCTGCTGCGCCCCTGGCACCCGGACGACGTCGCCGCACTGGTCGAGGCGTACCGGGATCCCGGCCTGCGCCGTTGGGCCGCCGCACCTATCGACGGCGAGGACGAGGGGCTGCGCTGGGTCCGGGCCCAGGAACAGGGCTGGGCCACGGGCGGACGGTTCTGCTTCGCCGTCCTGGAGGCGGCCGCCGACACGGCGCCGGCGCGGCTGGTGGGCAGCGTGGTGCTCAAGGAGGTCGCGCCCGGCAAGCCGTCCGCCGAGGTCGGCTACTGGACGTCGGCGGGTGCCCGCGGCCGGGGCGTGGCCCCCCGCGCCCTCGACGCCCTCGGCGCCTGGTCGTTCGACGCCTTCCGGTCCGGCGGCCTGGAACGCCTCGACCTCCTCCACCAGGTCGACAACCCGGCGTCCTGCCGCGTGGCGGAGAAGTGCGGGTACGGCTTCGAGCGGATTCTGCCGGCGCTGCCCCCCGCCTTCCCCCTCGACGGCCACCTGCACGTCCGGCGCGCAACCCCCTGAACCCGTACGGGAAACCCGGCCCGTCACCGGACGCCGACAACGGATCCTGTGGGGCGATTGCTGGGAGCGTCCCTCTTTCGGGAACGAAAAAAGGCAAGGGGAAAACTCACTCCTTGCCATGCTTAATTTATACCGCACTGGGGGGCTTGCGGCAAGGCCCCCGTGGTGACGCAGAATCATCGGCCTAGGCCGGAATGCGGGCCGGATCCGGCAGGAATCGGGGATCCGCGTGAACTGAATCGGGAGGACCGAGCCGGGCCGCGGCCCGGTCGGCCCCACCCCGGACCGGGTCGGCCCAGCACGACCCGGAACACGACAACCCTGCTGCACGCGATGGTCGCAATCGGCCGCCTCAGATCGGAGCCAAAGCCGTGAATCCCCTGACCACCAGCGCGTTCGACCTCCCCGAGCGCCTGGCCCCCAAGGCCGACCCGGCCCTGATCGCCGACGACGAGCAGCACTTCGCGGCCATCTCGGAGTGCCTCGCGCAGTCGATCGCCGAGGTGTCCGACCGTCTCGACGCCGAGCGCAGGGCGCCCGGCGGCATAGGACGGCAGGCGATGGACCGGGACATGGAGATCCACCGGCTGACGTCCCGGCTGCGCGCACTGCGCCGGTTCGGCCTGGACCTGTGCCTGGGCCACATGGTCGGCGCGGACAGCTCCGAGCGCGTGTACGTCGGACGGCTCGGCCTCACCGACAGCACGGGGCGCCGGCTGCTGCTGGACTGGCGCTCTCCCGCGGCCGAGCCGTTCTTCGGGGCGACGCACGCCAACCCGATGGGCCTGGCGAGCCGCCGCCGGTACCGCTGGACCGGCGGCCGGGTCGGCGACTACTGGGACGAGGTGTTCACCGCGGACGGTTTCGCCGGGCACGCCGCGCTCGACGACCAGTCCGCCTTCATCGCCAGCCTCGGCAGCAACCGGTCCAGCCGGATGCGTGACGTGCTCGGCACCATCCAGGCCGACCAGGACGCCATCATCCGCGCGGGGTCCCGTGGCGCTCTCGTCGTCGACGGCGGGCCGGGTACCGGCAAGACCGTCGTCGCCCTGCACCGCTCCGCCTACCTCCTCTACTCCGACCCTCGCCTCGGGCACCGCCGCGGCGGCGTCCTGTTCGTCGGTCCGCACGAGCCCTACCTGGGCTACGTGGCCGACGTCCTGCCCAGCCTCGGCGAGGAGGGCGTACAGACCTGCACCCTGCGCAACCTCGTCGCCGAGGGAGCCGCGGCGGCGGTCGAGGCCGACCCGGATATCGCCCGCCTGAAGTCGTCGGCGGAGCTGGTGAAGGCGGTCGAGACGGCCGTCAGGTTCTACGAGGAGCCGCCCGCGAAGGGGATGACGGTCACCACCCACTGGTCCGACATCCGGCTGACCGCCGACGACTGGGCCGCGGCCTTCGAGGCAGCGGAGCCCGGCACCCCGCACAACGACGCGCGCGACCAGGTCTGGGAGGAGCTGCTCACCATCCTGGTGGACAAGCACGACGGCGAAGCCCCCGAGGACCAGCTGCGCAAGTCGCTGCGGCAGGACCGGGAGCTGCTCTCGGCCTTCAACAGCGCGTGGCCGCTGCTCGAGGCGGCCGACCTCGTCGCGGACCTGTGGTCGGTGCCGGCGTTCCTGCGGATGTGCGCGCCCTGGCTCGACCGCGACGAGGTGGCACGGCTCCAGCGCCCGGACGCGCAGGCGTGGACGGTGTCCGACCTGCCGATCCTGGACGCGGCACGGCAGCGGCTCGGCGACCCGGAGGCGGCGCGTCGCGACCGCCGGCACCGGGCCGCCGTCGCCGCCGAGCGCGAGCGCATGTCCTCGGTCGTCGACGCCCTGCTGGAGGCCGACAGCGACGGTGAGGGCGCCGTGACGATGCTGCGCGGGCAGGACCTGCGGGACACCCTGGCCGCGGACGCCGGGCGTCCGGGCGTCGAACCGGACCTGCTCGCAGGCCCGTTCGCGCACGTCGTCGTGGACGAGGCGCAGGAACTGACGGACGCGGAATGGCAGATGCTGCTGCTGCGGTGCCCGTCGCGGAGCTTCACCATCGTCGGAGACCGCGCCCAGGCCAGGCACGGGTTCACGGAGTCGTGGCAGGAGCGGCTGGAGCGGGTCGGGCTGGACCGGATCAACCTGGCCTCGCTGACCGTCAACTACCGTACGCCGGAGGAGATCATGACGGAGGCGGAGCCGGTCATCCGGGCCGTGCTGCCGGACGCCAACGTGCCGACCTCCATCCGCAGCGGCAACGTCCCCGTCGTCCACGGTTCCACCGCGGAACGGGACGCGATCCTGGAAGCCTGGCTCGCGGCGCACGACGACGGGATCGCCTGCGTCATCGGCGATCCGTCCTTCCGGCCGACGCCCCGCGTCCGGTCGCTGACGCCGGAGCTGTCGAAGGGACTCGAATTCGACCTGGTCGTGCTGGTCGACCCGGAGTCGTTCGGCGAGGGCGTCGAAGGAGCCGTGGACCGCTACGTCGCGATGACCCGCGCGACCCGGCAGCTGGTCGTCCTCACCAGCTGCTGACCCTGCCGATCCGGCCCCGCCGGCGCGGCTGTTCTCGCCCCGCGCCGTCAGACGCCGCCCCGCCAGATGTTGTCGAAGGCCGCCTCGTCGATGGCACGCCGCTGCCGGACGGATCCCAGTTCCACCACGGCCTCGTTGACGGCGGCCAGTACGGTCGCCACGGCGTCGTCGGCCACGTCCGGGGATTCGCCGGTCCGGTCGCCGCGGACGCCGACGGCTTCGGCGAGGGCGGCGAGCACAGGTTCGTCCGACGTCAGGCGGGCCGCGGCCCGGCGGCGGGCGGGCGAGTCGGCCGGCTCGAGCTGACCGGCCTTGAAGGAGAGTCCGCGCCGGCGCTGCCGTACGAGCTGCCCGTCGGCCTCCAGCGCGGCCTGGTAGGCGGCGGACAGGCCGCGGCCGCGACGCCAGAGCCAGTCGGACACCGACTCGTGGGGCGCCTGCGGGACGAGGGCGGCGGCCGCCTCGGCCAGCAGGCGGTCCGCCGGGGCGGGCTTGGGGCCCGGCACGATCAGGTCGCCGTCGAGCCCGACGGCCCCGGCGGCGAGGAGGTCGATCACCTCGGCGCCCGCGAGCGCGAGCGACAGGTCACCGTGCTCGACGTGTTCGACGGGGTGACCGGTCTCCGTGTCCATGGCGACGATCAGCAGGTCCTGTGGTGTGGTCATGCAGGGCTCCCCGTCCGGTACTTCCGCAGCATCGCGTCCCCGAGCGCCGCGTATCGCGCGCCCGTACCCGAGCATACGAACGGCGGGCGCGCGTGGTTCCCCGAGACGTGCCGAACGTGCGGGCCCTCGGGCGAGGTGCTCCGGGGCCGCCGACCCCCGCGCGCACGTACGCGGGCGACTCCTCCGCCCGCGTACCCTCGAACCGTGCCCGCCTCACCCCTCCACCACGTCGCCGTCCTCGTGCTCGAAGGCGCGAAACCCCTCGACGTCGGCATTCCCGCGCAGGTGTTCACGACCCGGGCGAGCATGCCGTACGAGGTGCGGGTGTGCGGGGCGGCTCCCGGGCTCGTGGCGGGCGGCGACGGCCTGTCGTACTACGTCGAGCACGGCCTGGACGCGCTGGAGTGGGCCGACATCGTCTTCGTCCCGGGCTACCGGTTCCCGGACCGCGAGGACCCGCCGCAGGCCGTCGTCGACGCGCTGATCGCCGCCCACCGGCGGGGCGCGCGGCTCGCCGCCATCTCGACCGGCGCCTTCGCGCTCGCCGCCACCGGCCTGCTCGACGGCAGGCGCGCGACGACGCACTGGCACTACGCCCGGGCGCTGGCGGCGAAATGGCCGCTCGTCCGGGTCGACGAGAACGTCCTGTTCGTCGACGAGGGCAGCGTGCTGACCTCGGCCGGGGCCGCCTCGGGCATCGACCTGTGCCTGCACATCCTGCGCGGCGACCTCGGGGTGGCCGCCTCGAACCACACCGCCCGGCGCCTGGTCGCGGCCCCGTACCGCAGTGGCGGCCAGGCCCAGTACGTGCCGCGCAGCGTGCCCGAGCCGCTCGGCGAGCGGTTCGCCGCCACCCGCGAATGGGCGCTGCGCCGGCTCGGCGAGCCCCTGACCCTGGAGGTGCTCGCCCGGCACGCGGCGGTGTCGGCGCGCACCTTCTCGCGGCGTTTCGCCGAGGACACCGGCTACACGCCGATGCAGTGGGTGATGCGGGCCCGCATCGACGTGGCCCGTGAGCTGCTGGAACGTTCCGAGCGGAGCGTCGAGCAGATCGCCGCCGATGTCGGGCTGGGCACCGGTGCGAACCTGCGGATGCACTTCCAGCGGATCCTCGGCACCACGCCGAGCGAGTACCGGCGCACGTTCACGCAGGGGGAATAGCCGCCCGCTCCTCGTGTCTCCTCCTGCTCCTCATGCCTCCTCATGCCTCCTCCTCGGCCGCCCCGCGCCGGCCCGGGCCGGAGGTGATCACGAGGTTTGGCGCGATCCTTGCGGACCGTGGCAATCTCGCCGCTGTCACGGGCGGGCGCGGCAGGCGAATCTGGGGGCGAACCCGAAAGGACACGCCTCATGACTCGCATCGCCATCAACGGATTCGGCCGCATCGGACGCAACGTGCTGCGCGCGCTGCTGGAGCGCGACAGCGACCTCGAGGTGGTCGCCATCAACGACCTCACCGAGCCCACCGCCCTCGCCCGGCTGCTCGCCTTCGACACGACGTCGGGCCGGCTGGGCCGCCCGGTGAGCGTGGACGGGAACACCCTGGTCGTCGACGGCCGCCGGATCGCGGTGCTCGCCGAGCGGGAGCCCGCGCAGCTGCCGTGGGCCGAGCTCGGTGTCGACATCGTCCTGGAGGCGACCGGCCGCTTCACCTCGGCGAAGGCCGCCCGCGCCCACCTCGACGCCGGTGCGAAGAAGGTCCTCGTGAGCGCCCCCGCGGACGGCGCCGACGTCACGCTGGCCTACGGGGTCAACACCGACGCGTACGACCCGGCCGTGCACACGATCGTCTCGAACGCCTCGTGCACGACCAACGCCCTCGCTCCGCTGGCCTCGGTGCTCGACGACCTCGCCGGCATCGAGCACGGTTTCATGACGACGGTGCACGCGTACACGCAGGAGCAGAACCTGCAGGACGGCCCGCACCGCGACCCGCGCCGCGCCCGCGCCGCCGGCGTCAACATCGTGCCGACCACGACGGGCGCCGCCAAGGCGATCGGCCTCGTGCTGCCGAACCTCGAGGGCAAGCTGTCGGGCGACTCGATCCGCGTGCCCGTTCCGGTCGGCTCGATCGTCGAGCTCAACACGACCGTCTCCCGCGACGTGACCCGCGAGGACGTGCTGGCTGCCTACCGCGCCGCCGCCGAGGGCCCGCTGGCCGGCGTGCTGGAGTACTCCGAGGACCCGCTCGTGTCGTCCGACATCACGGGCAACCCGGCCTCGTCGATCTTCGACTCGGAGCTCACCCGCGTCGAGGGCCGCCACATCAAGGTGGTCGCCTGGTACGACAACGAGTGGGGCTTCTCGAACCGCGTGATCGACACGCTCCAGCTCCTCGCCACCCGCTGACCGGCCTAACCTGACCGGACGCCCACGGCGCGGCCCCTCCCCGGGGCCGCGCCGTCGTGCTGCCCGGCGGCCACCGCTCGTCGGGGTCCTCAGAGTCGTGTACGTACTCGGACAGGGGGCGACGGTACTCGGCCAGCCCCGGCCGCAGCCCTCGGCAATGCCGTCGAATCCGGGGTGTTCGCCCGGCAGTTGTGGTTGTCTCGCCCTGATCCGTCCCGACCTGCCCTGCCCTGCCTTCCGGACATCGCACGTACCGAAGGAGCAGCATGAGCCAGCCGATCGACGATGCCACCGCCGGCGGACCCGACACGTCCGCCGCCGGATCCGACACCTCCGCCTGGTCGTTCGAGACCAAGCAGCTGCACGCCGGCGCCGCGCCGGACCCGGCCACCGGCGCGCGGGCGGTCCCGATCTACCAGACCACGTCGTTCGTCTTCCGCGACACCCGGCACGCGGCCGACCTCTTCTCGCTCGCCGAGCCGGGGAACATCTACACCCGCATCCACAACCCCACCCAGGACGTCTTCGAGCAGCGGATCGCCGCCCTGGAAGGGGGAGTCGCCGCCGTGGCCCTGGCCTCCGGGCAGGCGGCCGAGACCCTGGCACTGCTGAACGTGGCCCGCTCCGGCGACCACATCGTGTCCAGCGCGTCCCTCTACGGCGGCACGTACAACCTGTTCCGGCACACCCTGCCGCGCTTCGGGATCGAGGTGTCGTTCGTCGAGGACCCGGACGATCTCGACGCCTGGCGGGCAGCCGTCCGGCCCACCACCAAGGCCCTGTTCGCGGAAACCCTCGGAAACCCGCGCGGCAACGTCCTCGACGTCCGCGCCGTCGCCGATGCCGCCCACGACGCCGGGCTCCCCCTCGTCGTCGACAACACCGTGCCCACCCCGTACCTGCTGCGCCCCATCGAGCACGGCGCCGACGTCGTCGTGCACTCCGCGACGAAGTTCCTCGGCGGCCACGGCACCACCATCGGCGGCGTCGTCGTCGACGCCGGCACCTTCGACTTCGGCGCGCACCCCGAGCGGTTCCCCGACTTCAGCGAGCCCGACCCCAGCTACCACGGCCTGCGCTACTGGCCGGCCCTCGGGCCGGGCGCGTACGCCGTGAAGCTGCGCGTCCAGCTGCTGCGCGACCTCGGCCCGGCCATCGCCCCGCACTCCGCCTTCCTGCTCCTGCAGGGCGTGGAGACGCTGAGCCTGCGCATGGAGCGCCACTCGTCCAACGCGCTGGCACTCGCGGAGTGGCTGGAGCAGCGCGACGAGGTGGCGGCCGTCCACTACCCCGGGCTGCCCTCCAACCGCTGGTACGAGGCCGCCCGCCGCTACCTGCCGTACGGGGCCGGGGCCGTGCTCGCCTTCGAGCTGCGGGGCGGCGCCGAGGCGGGCCGGCGGTTCGTGGACGGCGTCGAACTCTTCAGCCACCTCGCCAACATCGGCGATGTCCGCAGCCTCGTCATCCACCCCGCCTCCACCACACACGGGCAGCTCGACGCGGCGGAACTGGCCGCCACCGGCACCTCACCGGGG
It contains:
- a CDS encoding GOLPH3/VPS74 family protein, which encodes MTTPQDLLIVAMDTETGHPVEHVEHGDLSLALAGAEVIDLLAAGAVGLDGDLIVPGPKPAPADRLLAEAAAALVPQAPHESVSDWLWRRGRGLSAAYQAALEADGQLVRQRRRGLSFKAGQLEPADSPARRRAAARLTSDEPVLAALAEAVGVRGDRTGESPDVADDAVATVLAAVNEAVVELGSVRQRRAIDEAAFDNIWRGGV
- a CDS encoding GlxA family transcriptional regulator, producing MPASPLHHVAVLVLEGAKPLDVGIPAQVFTTRASMPYEVRVCGAAPGLVAGGDGLSYYVEHGLDALEWADIVFVPGYRFPDREDPPQAVVDALIAAHRRGARLAAISTGAFALAATGLLDGRRATTHWHYARALAAKWPLVRVDENVLFVDEGSVLTSAGAASGIDLCLHILRGDLGVAASNHTARRLVAAPYRSGGQAQYVPRSVPEPLGERFAATREWALRRLGEPLTLEVLARHAAVSARTFSRRFAEDTGYTPMQWVMRARIDVARELLERSERSVEQIAADVGLGTGANLRMHFQRILGTTPSEYRRTFTQGE
- the helR gene encoding RNA polymerase recycling motor ATPase HelR, with protein sequence MNPLTTSAFDLPERLAPKADPALIADDEQHFAAISECLAQSIAEVSDRLDAERRAPGGIGRQAMDRDMEIHRLTSRLRALRRFGLDLCLGHMVGADSSERVYVGRLGLTDSTGRRLLLDWRSPAAEPFFGATHANPMGLASRRRYRWTGGRVGDYWDEVFTADGFAGHAALDDQSAFIASLGSNRSSRMRDVLGTIQADQDAIIRAGSRGALVVDGGPGTGKTVVALHRSAYLLYSDPRLGHRRGGVLFVGPHEPYLGYVADVLPSLGEEGVQTCTLRNLVAEGAAAAVEADPDIARLKSSAELVKAVETAVRFYEEPPAKGMTVTTHWSDIRLTADDWAAAFEAAEPGTPHNDARDQVWEELLTILVDKHDGEAPEDQLRKSLRQDRELLSAFNSAWPLLEAADLVADLWSVPAFLRMCAPWLDRDEVARLQRPDAQAWTVSDLPILDAARQRLGDPEAARRDRRHRAAVAAERERMSSVVDALLEADSDGEGAVTMLRGQDLRDTLAADAGRPGVEPDLLAGPFAHVVVDEAQELTDAEWQMLLLRCPSRSFTIVGDRAQARHGFTESWQERLERVGLDRINLASLTVNYRTPEEIMTEAEPVIRAVLPDANVPTSIRSGNVPVVHGSTAERDAILEAWLAAHDDGIACVIGDPSFRPTPRVRSLTPELSKGLEFDLVVLVDPESFGEGVEGAVDRYVAMTRATRQLVVLTSC
- a CDS encoding GNAT family N-acetyltransferase, giving the protein MNADSPARPPAPVIPIAPVTLDAAATATAPALLLRPWHPDDVAALVEAYRDPGLRRWAAAPIDGEDEGLRWVRAQEQGWATGGRFCFAVLEAAADTAPARLVGSVVLKEVAPGKPSAEVGYWTSAGARGRGVAPRALDALGAWSFDAFRSGGLERLDLLHQVDNPASCRVAEKCGYGFERILPALPPAFPLDGHLHVRRATP
- the gap gene encoding type I glyceraldehyde-3-phosphate dehydrogenase produces the protein MTRIAINGFGRIGRNVLRALLERDSDLEVVAINDLTEPTALARLLAFDTTSGRLGRPVSVDGNTLVVDGRRIAVLAEREPAQLPWAELGVDIVLEATGRFTSAKAARAHLDAGAKKVLVSAPADGADVTLAYGVNTDAYDPAVHTIVSNASCTTNALAPLASVLDDLAGIEHGFMTTVHAYTQEQNLQDGPHRDPRRARAAGVNIVPTTTGAAKAIGLVLPNLEGKLSGDSIRVPVPVGSIVELNTTVSRDVTREDVLAAYRAAAEGPLAGVLEYSEDPLVSSDITGNPASSIFDSELTRVEGRHIKVVAWYDNEWGFSNRVIDTLQLLATR
- a CDS encoding bifunctional o-acetylhomoserine/o-acetylserine sulfhydrylase, with translation MSQPIDDATAGGPDTSAAGSDTSAWSFETKQLHAGAAPDPATGARAVPIYQTTSFVFRDTRHAADLFSLAEPGNIYTRIHNPTQDVFEQRIAALEGGVAAVALASGQAAETLALLNVARSGDHIVSSASLYGGTYNLFRHTLPRFGIEVSFVEDPDDLDAWRAAVRPTTKALFAETLGNPRGNVLDVRAVADAAHDAGLPLVVDNTVPTPYLLRPIEHGADVVVHSATKFLGGHGTTIGGVVVDAGTFDFGAHPERFPDFSEPDPSYHGLRYWPALGPGAYAVKLRVQLLRDLGPAIAPHSAFLLLQGVETLSLRMERHSSNALALAEWLEQRDEVAAVHYPGLPSNRWYEAARRYLPYGAGAVLAFELRGGAEAGRRFVDGVELFSHLANIGDVRSLVIHPASTTHGQLDAAELAATGTSPGLVRLSVGIENLADLKADLEAGFRAAKEAS